One genomic region from Hoeflea algicola encodes:
- a CDS encoding IclR family transcriptional regulator translates to MKQEETKTNLVPALERGTRILDLIARTKGYPSLSEIAREIGIAKSSAHTLCNTLVQLELLIRRPDQTFQLGPHVMRWSNAFTQQSDVAAEFAALWDQETEMPGATITLSVLEGTEVVYIAARNSAVSHSLIEFRAGMRLPAPFTATGKAFLSQMSDFEVRRLLSDGLPEPRTPHSVQTLDALLSELQTIRKHGYSCDDQQVAEGLVCYGASVLDSRNRPIAGIAVSLQAEQLSESEKNQIISNVQRMAARLSVRMGADLN, encoded by the coding sequence ATGAAGCAGGAAGAAACGAAGACAAACCTGGTCCCTGCACTTGAACGTGGGACGCGTATATTGGATTTGATTGCACGTACAAAGGGTTACCCCAGTCTTTCGGAGATTGCCCGCGAGATCGGCATTGCCAAGAGCAGTGCCCACACGCTGTGCAACACTTTGGTTCAACTCGAATTGCTGATTCGGCGCCCCGACCAGACCTTTCAGCTCGGACCTCATGTCATGCGCTGGTCGAATGCGTTTACACAGCAGTCCGATGTCGCCGCGGAATTTGCCGCTTTGTGGGATCAGGAAACGGAAATGCCGGGCGCCACCATCACTCTGTCCGTGCTTGAAGGAACAGAGGTGGTTTACATCGCCGCGCGCAATTCTGCGGTCAGCCATTCATTGATTGAATTTCGTGCAGGCATGCGTCTTCCCGCGCCATTCACGGCCACCGGGAAGGCATTCCTCAGCCAAATGAGTGATTTTGAAGTCCGCCGTCTACTTTCCGACGGGCTGCCAGAGCCGCGCACACCGCACAGTGTTCAAACCCTCGACGCGCTTTTGTCAGAACTGCAAACCATCAGAAAGCACGGCTATTCCTGCGACGACCAACAGGTCGCCGAGGGTCTCGTCTGTTATGGTGCGTCGGTGCTTGATTCACGCAATCGACCCATTGCGGGTATTGCCGTAAGTCTGCAAGCGGAGCAACTCTCCGAAAGTGAGAAGAACCAGATCATTTCGAATGTGCAGCGCATGGCGGCGCGGCTTTCAGTGAGAATGGGTGCGGATCTCAATTAG
- a CDS encoding alpha/beta fold hydrolase: MAKQSPVVGRYVTIDVDGCEYKVFYLRNGSGVPLVCQHTAGCHNHQWMGLLEDPDITANYDVIAYDLARHGKSDPPHNREWWKEEYLLTAEHFMNFITAFCEALELDRPIFMGSSFGGNVALQLALHHPDKFRAVIPVEAAEHAPGFFLDLWRHPHANAAQVCGSGVWDLMAPQSPEQDRWQTWHYYTQGAEVFKGDLHFYSIDHDMRGQLGNIDTRRCPVIMMTGTYDYLTPPEATEATARQIPGGIYIEMEDIGHFPMSENYPLFAVYLKEALRIIESKS; encoded by the coding sequence ATGGCCAAGCAATCACCGGTAGTCGGTCGTTACGTTACCATTGACGTCGACGGTTGCGAGTACAAGGTATTTTACCTTCGCAATGGCAGTGGCGTTCCACTGGTCTGTCAGCACACAGCGGGATGTCACAATCATCAGTGGATGGGGTTGCTTGAAGATCCCGACATCACGGCAAACTACGACGTGATCGCTTATGATCTGGCACGGCACGGAAAATCCGATCCGCCCCACAACCGCGAATGGTGGAAGGAGGAATACCTTCTGACTGCCGAGCATTTCATGAATTTCATCACGGCGTTCTGCGAAGCTCTTGAACTGGACCGACCGATTTTCATGGGGTCGTCATTTGGTGGCAATGTCGCGTTGCAACTGGCGCTGCATCACCCCGACAAGTTCCGGGCCGTGATTCCGGTAGAGGCCGCGGAGCATGCGCCGGGATTTTTCCTCGATCTGTGGCGGCATCCCCACGCCAATGCTGCACAGGTATGCGGCTCGGGCGTCTGGGATCTGATGGCCCCGCAAAGCCCGGAACAGGATCGCTGGCAGACTTGGCACTATTACACCCAGGGCGCCGAAGTATTCAAAGGCGACCTGCATTTCTATTCGATCGACCACGACATGCGCGGGCAACTCGGAAACATCGACACTCGCCGTTGCCCGGTGATCATGATGACCGGAACCTACGATTATCTCACTCCGCCGGAAGCCACCGAGGCGACTGCCAGGCAGATCCCCGGCGGCATTTACATCGAGATGGAAGATATCGGTCATTTCCCGATGTCGGAGAACTACCCGCTTTTCGCCGTGTATCTGAAGGAAGCGCTTCGCATCATTGAATCCAAGTCCTGA
- the attM gene encoding AttM family quorum-quenching N-acyl homoserine lactonase, which yields MFQTGTLRTKVKYIKMNQGDGDFEIPVPWFLIKHPMGNVVIDGGNAVEAAIDKRGHWGAVVDAYDPVMNIADNCVDQCRLVGVEPNGVRYVLQSHLHLDHTGAIGRFPRAQHIVQRCEYDYAFKPHWFAAGAYIRADFDRPGLDWKFLGGEYTDNFDLYGDGVIRMIFTPGHSTGHMSFLITLPNTGPVLLTIDAAYTLDHWNNKALPGLVVSSSDAANSVAKLHRIAEDTGAMVVTGHDPDTWESFLKAPYDFYD from the coding sequence ATGTTCCAAACCGGAACGCTGCGCACCAAGGTCAAATACATCAAGATGAACCAGGGCGATGGGGATTTCGAAATCCCGGTGCCTTGGTTTCTGATCAAGCATCCCATGGGAAATGTGGTGATTGACGGCGGCAATGCCGTCGAGGCCGCGATCGATAAGCGCGGACATTGGGGCGCCGTTGTTGATGCCTACGACCCGGTGATGAATATTGCCGACAACTGTGTCGACCAATGCCGTCTCGTCGGTGTTGAGCCGAATGGCGTGCGCTACGTGCTGCAGTCTCATCTCCATCTCGATCACACCGGCGCTATCGGGCGGTTCCCACGGGCTCAACACATCGTGCAACGCTGTGAATATGACTATGCCTTCAAGCCACATTGGTTTGCAGCGGGAGCTTACATCCGGGCCGATTTCGATCGACCGGGTCTGGACTGGAAGTTCCTGGGCGGGGAATACACCGACAATTTCGATCTTTATGGCGATGGCGTCATCCGCATGATTTTCACACCCGGCCATTCCACCGGGCACATGTCCTTTCTAATCACATTACCGAACACCGGGCCGGTGCTGCTGACCATTGATGCCGCCTATACGCTCGACCATTGGAACAACAAGGCATTGCCCGGTCTGGTCGTGTCTTCGTCCGACGCGGCGAATTCGGTCGCCAAGTTGCACCGGATAGCAGAGGACACCGGCGCCATGGTGGTCACCGGCCATGACCCGGACACATGGGAGTCTTTCCTGAAGGCTCCATACGATTTTTACGATTGA
- a CDS encoding ABC transporter substrate-binding protein: protein MRTFSKIALAAGFLALGAINVHAEGIDEINPDVAARLYNPDMLDPAQPIGPSAWRDFVAKNPPPWKIGYASSYAGNTWRAGAMNELQNVIIPEWKELGLLDEVVITQSNLNDSTQIQQMRQLVDQGVDAIIVCCSNPTALNQTVQYAADKGVPVFSLTGYLTSPYAINSSVNYQVAGFEIGKNMAEQIGGEGNVLVVEGIPGTSGSDSQDRGVKAGLASAPGVKVVGSVAGMWTDQVAQGEVQKWLATHPGKLDGIVVQSAAEMGVLRAVQQSGRGDVPVAIGGELGALCYWRQNPDYITASYQVWPPADEMQLIWNIMMRTLQGQGPKIQSVLVDPIKLTYDDLAKVMAEDCSLDTPDWLAVGADRWGGASEYLDDFFLKPADPKKYVAK from the coding sequence ATGAGAACGTTCAGCAAAATTGCCTTGGCAGCGGGATTTTTGGCGCTTGGTGCCATCAATGTTCACGCCGAAGGTATCGATGAAATCAACCCGGACGTTGCCGCCCGGCTCTACAACCCCGACATGCTTGACCCGGCTCAGCCGATTGGTCCGAGCGCCTGGCGCGATTTCGTCGCCAAGAACCCGCCACCCTGGAAAATCGGCTATGCCAGTTCCTACGCTGGCAACACCTGGCGCGCCGGTGCCATGAACGAACTGCAAAATGTCATCATTCCCGAGTGGAAAGAACTCGGCTTGCTTGATGAAGTCGTGATCACCCAGTCGAACCTCAATGATTCAACCCAGATCCAGCAGATGCGCCAACTGGTTGATCAGGGTGTGGACGCCATCATCGTCTGTTGCTCGAACCCGACCGCCTTGAACCAGACCGTCCAGTACGCGGCTGACAAGGGCGTGCCGGTATTCTCGCTGACCGGCTACCTTACCTCGCCATACGCGATCAACTCATCGGTCAACTACCAGGTTGCCGGTTTCGAGATCGGCAAGAATATGGCTGAGCAAATCGGCGGCGAAGGCAATGTCCTGGTCGTCGAGGGCATTCCCGGAACTTCCGGATCTGACAGCCAGGACCGCGGCGTCAAGGCAGGTCTTGCTTCGGCACCTGGCGTCAAGGTCGTTGGCTCGGTTGCCGGCATGTGGACCGATCAGGTTGCGCAGGGCGAAGTGCAGAAATGGCTCGCCACCCATCCAGGCAAGCTCGACGGAATTGTCGTCCAGTCAGCCGCTGAAATGGGCGTTCTGCGCGCAGTTCAGCAGTCCGGTCGCGGCGATGTGCCGGTGGCAATCGGTGGTGAACTCGGCGCCTTGTGCTACTGGCGCCAGAACCCCGACTACATCACCGCTTCCTATCAGGTCTGGCCGCCAGCTGATGAGATGCAGTTGATCTGGAACATCATGATGCGGACACTTCAGGGACAGGGGCCGAAGATCCAGTCCGTCCTCGTCGACCCGATCAAGCTGACCTACGATGATCTGGCCAAGGTGATGGCAGAAGATTGCAGCCTGGACACACCTGACTGGCTTGCCGTTGGCGCCGATCGCTGGGGTGGGGCGTCCGAATACCTGGACGACTTCTTCCTCAAGCCTGCCGACCCGAAGAAATACGTCGCAAAGTAA
- a CDS encoding sugar ABC transporter ATP-binding protein, which yields MTPHPTDITPAAPGRDTILVRNVKKYFGPTRALDGASFSARAGEIHAVVGGNGCGKSTMAKVVSGILPIDGGSVSILGETPSTPAESRALGISTVYQEVLVADESSVVDNIFMGADSLFTKKMSQDRKVRRAADLMRELSGESVDPFAMVGTLPLGLKQWITIARALLSEPKILILDESSAALDFDSTERLFAKMRALRDGGTTVLIVTHRIAELIRISDRATVLRDGRDVGVLEKHEITEKNLLALMTGEDQGDAHHALQAPQPADNTVALQASNLAIWPEGRQFDFELRRGEIVGVAGLDGQGQDGFVRVLAGVQEAAHGLIQVRDHHGELHVVRNQAEAVAHRITYVSGDRKKEGIFASLSIFENMVMPLYREKKRAGILGIIDREALGAIFKREVDNLMIKFGMRDDKITSLSGGNQQKVLIGRGFAMRPDVIVLNDPARGIDVGAKAELYKHLRSFASDGKSVIYMSSELEEFLGFATRVIVFRDGAPFDAFDGRRLDPKTILEAMFGQTDGQGLGTEYGLVPGRIASGSSDASISADGVRVTVVVPDALKPGKDQAPKADIAAADPPRTDTPVKNQAAGRPIKIIEFAADTLQPRQVKL from the coding sequence ATGACCCCTCACCCCACTGACATCACACCAGCCGCTCCGGGTCGCGACACGATCCTGGTGCGCAATGTGAAGAAGTATTTCGGACCGACGCGCGCGCTTGATGGCGCCAGCTTCTCGGCCCGTGCGGGCGAGATTCACGCCGTGGTTGGTGGTAATGGCTGCGGCAAGAGCACAATGGCGAAGGTCGTCTCGGGCATCCTGCCGATTGACGGTGGCTCCGTCTCCATTTTGGGTGAAACGCCATCGACGCCGGCCGAGAGCCGGGCCCTCGGCATTTCGACGGTTTACCAGGAGGTGCTGGTCGCGGACGAAAGTTCGGTCGTCGACAACATCTTCATGGGGGCAGATTCGCTCTTCACCAAGAAAATGTCACAAGACCGGAAAGTGCGTCGTGCGGCAGACCTGATGCGCGAATTGTCCGGCGAATCGGTTGATCCCTTCGCCATGGTGGGAACACTCCCGCTCGGCCTCAAACAATGGATAACCATTGCTCGCGCGCTGTTGAGCGAGCCTAAAATCCTAATTCTCGACGAAAGCTCTGCCGCGCTCGATTTCGACAGTACCGAGCGGTTGTTTGCCAAGATGCGCGCGCTTCGCGACGGCGGAACCACGGTACTTATCGTCACCCACCGGATTGCCGAACTGATCCGCATCTCCGACCGTGCCACCGTGCTGCGTGATGGGCGCGATGTCGGCGTTCTCGAAAAGCATGAGATCACTGAAAAGAACCTGCTTGCGCTGATGACCGGTGAAGATCAGGGGGATGCCCATCACGCGCTTCAGGCCCCACAGCCCGCCGATAACACTGTTGCCTTGCAGGCCAGTAATCTGGCGATCTGGCCGGAAGGCCGTCAGTTCGATTTTGAACTGCGCCGTGGCGAGATTGTCGGCGTCGCAGGCCTCGATGGACAGGGCCAGGATGGTTTCGTTCGAGTGCTGGCCGGCGTGCAGGAAGCGGCTCACGGCCTGATCCAGGTTCGCGACCACCATGGTGAGTTGCATGTGGTGCGCAATCAGGCTGAAGCGGTTGCCCATCGCATCACCTATGTTTCCGGCGACCGCAAGAAGGAAGGCATTTTTGCGTCATTGTCGATCTTCGAAAACATGGTCATGCCACTCTACCGGGAAAAGAAGCGTGCCGGAATTCTCGGCATTATCGATCGCGAAGCGCTGGGTGCTATCTTCAAGCGCGAAGTCGACAATCTGATGATCAAGTTCGGCATGCGGGATGACAAGATTACCTCGCTGTCGGGCGGCAACCAGCAGAAGGTGCTGATTGGGCGCGGCTTTGCCATGCGCCCCGATGTCATCGTTCTCAATGATCCGGCGCGCGGCATCGATGTGGGGGCCAAGGCGGAGCTCTACAAGCACCTGCGCAGCTTCGCCAGCGACGGAAAATCCGTAATCTACATGTCGTCGGAGCTTGAAGAATTTCTGGGATTTGCCACCCGGGTGATCGTCTTTCGCGACGGCGCGCCGTTTGACGCCTTTGATGGCCGCCGGCTTGATCCCAAAACAATTCTCGAGGCGATGTTCGGGCAGACAGACGGACAGGGGCTGGGAACCGAGTATGGGCTGGTTCCTGGCCGCATTGCTTCCGGTTCGTCGGATGCCTCGATATCGGCGGACGGCGTGCGGGTCACCGTTGTCGT